The Microplitis mediator isolate UGA2020A chromosome 8, iyMicMedi2.1, whole genome shotgun sequence genome has a window encoding:
- the LOC130672666 gene encoding uncharacterized protein LOC130672666: protein MGQVWCKNKNWKEQDSNKSPLDRVFLRCAQRIYPRFKDEGSLNGATQRVSSSEIGYAGSPSTKELLRSRSISSVDRPFQPSDWVDVNLEVSNTPVTNYPNPNPNPDPDPFNNTERSLDMSFYQLRSTSNNKTPPVPPPRTKRRKKIRSLPALKINERASRNNIVKSKKDVEGKRREFYEHKVNGTGKIIPSKVVSGWKSAEGLSSHQNKLSEINNTSRVNNTSTSSLPNYDEFKLSKLSNVESCKDQVKQNENKSLESFNSCKYQNSSGRKLSSEQKPSSRIPIMQSNCDTDNRKFLSHPTKGSGSYSYRNVNKYPEHFSHEKKIENQRDYNSLTSDFDKFKQRDINYLFSPNEITTSRSHPFLNNGSIKNDHQSEFRPKLILRRVQSDDNGSLDIMSGSVENFVTKSISEESLPSALMEDADEINLFDDNNKEVVKNEITKIREELEAVTNEIKTPPRSPELKKNITKLSIDENDCDYDKENNINSMTPSLSEFEITLSDLLEKNSKFISLESELPSGKTVLHSIKSIDTDEVKELNDSDLISNSNSPQLITDTPKKPNRIQTVGLTSIPAPPRRKRRKKIKSESDDSPTYDFYLEDRLI, encoded by the exons atgggACAAGTgtggtgtaaaaataaaaattggaaGGAACAGGATTCTAATAAATCTCCATTAGACCGAGTTTTTTTACGTTGCGCACAACGa ATTTATCCGAGATTTAAAGATGAAGGATCACTTAACGGCGCGACTCAACGCGTGTctag tTCGGAAATTGGTTACGCAGGATCACCTTCGACGAAAGAATTATTAAGAAGCCGAAGTATCAGTTCCGTAGATCGTCCATTCCAACCGAGTGATTGGGTAGACGTAAATCTAGAAGTATCCAATACTCCCGTAACAAATTATCCTAATCCAAATCCTAATCCAGATCCCGATCCTTTTAATAATACAGAGCGTTCTCTAGACATGTCGTTTTATCAATTAAGGAGTAcgagtaataataaaacaccCCCAGTTCCGCCGCCCAGAACaaaaagacgtaaaaaaataagatcaTTACCGGCGTTAAAGATTAATGAACGCGCAAGTCGtaataatattgttaaaagtaaGAAAGATGTTGAAGGAAAACGAAGAGAATTTTATGAACACAAG gTAAACGGTACAGGAAAAATAATTCCCAGCAAAGTTGTTTCGGGGTGGAAATCTGCAGAAGGACTATCTAGTCATCAAAATAAGTTAtctgaaattaataatacttCACGAGTTAATAATACAAGTACCAGCAGTTTGCCTAATTatgatgaatttaaattatcaaaacttTCAAATGTTGAAAGTTGTAAAGATCAAGTTAAacagaatgaaaataaatctcTTGAGAGTTTTAACTCTTGTAAATATCAAAACTCATCAg gaCGAAAATTATCCAGCGAGCAGAAACCGTCGAGTAGGATTCCAATAATGCAGAGTAACTGTGATACagataatcgaaaatttttgagccATCCGACTAAGGGAAGTGGGTCATATTCTTACAg aaatgtaaataaatacccGGAACATTTttcacatgaaaaaaaaatagaaaatcaaCGTGACTACAATTCTTTGACAAgtgattttgataaattcaaacaacgagatataaattatttgttttcacCAAATGAAATAACAACCTCACGGTCTCatccttttttaaataatggaaGTATTAAAAATG atCATCAAAGTGAATTTCGgcctaaattaatattaagaagaGTACAGTCAGATGATAACGGATCATTAGACATAATGTCAGGATCGGTAGAAAACTTTGTCACTAAATCGATATCCGAAGAATCCCTACCCAGTGCGTTGATGGAAGACGCTGAtgagataaatctatttgatgataacaataaagaagttgtaaaaaatgaaataactaAAATAAGAGAAGAATTGGAGGCAGTCacgaatgaaataaaaactcCGCCACGCAGTCCcgagcttaaaaaaaatataacaaaattatcTATCGATGAAAATGATTGTGATTacgataaagaaaataatataaattcaatgaCTCCTAGTTTGAGTGAGTTCGAGATAACGCTTTCAGATTtactggaaaaaaattcaaaatttatttccttggAATCGGAATTGCCGAGTGGAAAAACTGTTTTACATTCGATTAAAAGTATTGACACTGACGAGgtaaaagaattaaatgaCTCGGATTTAATCAGTAATTCAAATTCCCCGCAATTGATTACTGATACACCGAAAAAACCAAACCGAATACAAACTGTAGGTTTAACGAGTATTCCAGCTCCGCcgagaagaaaaagaagaaaaaaaataaaatctgagTCCGATGACTCGCCGACTTACGATTTTTATCTCGAAGACAgactcatttaa